Proteins encoded within one genomic window of Pygocentrus nattereri isolate fPygNat1 chromosome 11, fPygNat1.pri, whole genome shotgun sequence:
- the LOC108429448 gene encoding aldo-keto reductase family 1 member D1-like produces MLSHQSEKMSLMLTAKNHSIPLSDGNRIPIIGLGTYGDPRTTPKGTARECVKLAIDVGYRQFDGALVYFNEHEVGQAIREKITDGTVRREDIFYCGKLWSTFHPPELVRPALERTLKTLQLDYVDLYIIELPMAFKPGDKFYPKDKNGKYIYHETDLCATWEALEACKDAGLTKSLGVSNFNRRQLELILNKPGLKHRPVSNQVECHPYFTQPKLLEFCRQNDIVIVGYSPLGTSRDASWVNLKCPPLLEDEVLVSIGKKYNKSPSQVALRFNVQRGVVVIPKSFNPQRITKNFQIFDFSLTDDEMELIEELNKNIRFVELLMWSDHPEYPFHDDY; encoded by the exons ATGCTCTCACACCAGAGTGAAAAGATGAGCCTCATGCTGACTGCTAAGAACCACTCCATTCCACTAAGTGATGGCAACAGGATACCCATCATAGGACTCGGGACATATGGGGATCCACGGACA ACTCCTAAAGGTACAGCGCGAGAGTGTGTAAAGCTGGCTATAGATGTTGGCTACAGGCAGTTTGATGGAGCATTGGTTTATTTTAATGAGCATGAAGTTGGACAGGCCATTCGGGAGAAGATTACAGATGGAACTGTTAGAAGAGAGGACATCTTTTACTGTGGAAAG TTGTGGAGCACCTTCCACCCACCTGAGCTGGTTAGACCTGCACTAGAGAGAACACTGAAGACTTTACAGCTGGATTATGTTGATCTGTACATTATTGAGCTTCCCATGGCCTTTAAG CCAGGTGATAAATTCTACCCTAAAGATAAAAATGGTAAATACATCTACCATGAGACAGACCTGTGTGCTACATGGGAG GCATTAGAGGCTTGTAAAGATGCAGGCCTGACAAAGTCACTTGGGGTTTCAAACTTCAACCGAAGACAGCTGGAGCTGATTTTGAACAAACCTGGACTCAAACATAGACCTGTTTCCAACCAA GTTGAGTGCCATCCCTACTTTACTCAGCCCAAGCTTCTGGAGTTCTGTCGGCAAAATGACATTGTCATTGTGGGCTACAGCCCTCTTGGAACCTCTCGAGATGCTTCCTG GGTTAACTTGAAATGCCCCCCACTGTTGGAAGATGAGGTGTTAGTCTCCATTGGGAAGAAGTACAACAAGAGTCCATCTCAGGTAGCCCTGAGGTTCAACGTTCAGAGAGGAGTGGTTGTTATCCCAAAGAGCTTCAACCCTCAACGGATTACAAAAAATTTCCAG ATATTTGATTTTTCTCTTACTGATGATGAAATGGAACTCATTGAAGAACTGAATAAAAACATCCGCTTTGTGGAGCTCCTAAT GTGGAGTGACCATCCCGAGTACCCATTCCATGATGATTATTAA